The Apostichopus japonicus isolate 1M-3 chromosome 20, ASM3797524v1, whole genome shotgun sequence nucleotide sequence TTCTACATATCTAATGGACAATAATCTGGTCGTTCAGCACTTTGTATTAAAACATATAACAATGTGAGATTAAAAGAATGGATACAATTGAAAGCGGCTCTTGACATCTATTGTGTGTTTAAGAGTACTTGAAGTGTGTCGTGTCCAATATAAAGGATATTGTCATGCAATTCATTGAGTGAGAAATATATTGTTCATTCTGCAACTTGTCGAATCAATTTAATACACCAAAATATTAGATACGTTTCCTATCGTTTGCACAGGAACGAAATTTTCTGCATTTCAAAATAGAGGCCATTCAATAATTTGATTAATAATTAAACTCACGTGAAAGATTGTGACTGAATACtactatctatatctatatatatatatatctatatctatatatctatatatatatatatatatatatatatatatatatatatctatatatatatatatatatatatatatatatataaataggtgGACAATATATCTTGACTTATTTCCTTATAGACAGTTATTAGTGTTTAAGTACCTATTTACTTGCCAGTACTTGACATTTGGGTGAGTGCcgtaattattttatatttgaataCAATAGTCACGTCAATTAAACTAGGTAATTACGTTTATATTGAGAAAGCGAAACGCAATTCGATGATGAAGTGATTTGACAACATGGAGTGTTTTGTTAGATTTAATATAATAGACTGTCGTTTGGTATGACGGTAGACTTCCATTGTAATTTGCGTAATATTAGAAAGCAAATCGCGTTTTTATGCACTGATCACATTATTGGAACTAAAACCCTTGTTAAATGTTGGCAGTTTGACAAGTTGGTTATTTCCTCGTTGAATTGAGATAATTTTAATGTTAACGACAACTTGGAACCTTTTCCAACTTCCTCGAATGGTAAGTTACAAGTAATTGAATCTTCCACCTTTGGTTTTCTAAATTTGTGAAAACGTTGAATTATATAATTGTTGCTTAACGTGATCGATACTTCAACATGCTCCATGTATGCAATTATGTTTGCTATTAAAAGAAAACTAGAAGAAACTTGACTTTGATTTATGAGATTTTTGTTTAATTCTCTTTTTCAGATTGAATATACCTTTGGACAAGATGTATAATTGCCTTTTTTATGCAATGTTCAACTTTTTTACTTTAACATTAGGTAAGATATCTGACGTTTTCCTTGTCTATGTTCTAATTTGCTATAACCACTCTCCTTTGCAAAAAGTCACGATGAGGTTTAACACTTTTGTATGATGTTTTAATTGCTCTTGTAGCGTGTTACTTACACAGaggcaaagaaacaaaagaaatgtcCCACGATTAATTTAAATGTTTGTAGATTTGTCAACAAATCCCTTTTGTATTGTGTTGAACGAGCATAAAGTCAACGATCCAGTTCAGCGTACACCTGTTtgataacaaatatttaaaagtcATACTAAGTATTTATCGGTGTGAGGCAAATGATATCTTCATCGAAAAACATTGTCCCATAATTTCAGAATTAATAAACTGAGGCAGTTTTTGTATAATGTCAAAGGTAATATAGGATAAAaccttgattttttttcaggatTCGACGGTATTATCGATAAGCGGAATATTTTGCTAGCTGACAGAGCAACTGTTGCTTGCATCTCAGAAGGCAAACATTCGTGGTATTTCAATTACAACATTACTGTCTCCTTCGCGAAAAAAGAAACTGGTGATTGGCATGGTGAAAGTGTAAACGACTACGTCTCGTATTTGCATATAGAGAAATTCAGGGAAAATAACACCGGGTATTACTCCTGCTTTGTTGATGGTGTAGAAAGATGTAAATTCCACTTAATCGTAGAAGGTATGTATAGATTATCTTCTTTCACATGAGAGTTGCTATAATATAACTTATCTGGACCAATACAACTACATGTCCGTCGATCGACTTTTTGTCCATAAAGTTGATCTGAAGGAAAAGTAAGGAAGTTATCCAAGTCTGAGACTGGAAGTTCCACAATTATGAAGAAGTTTTCACAGTTtaaaaagtatgacaaataaCTAATCTCCAGGGCCTGACGGTTTGCAACTGAGTATTTTAAGTTCTTCTGAGATGAACTGAGTTGGTTTCTAGTTCGTTCCCTTAATCATAGATATAATAAAAGGTTGAGATTTCTGTAATTTAAAAGCATGGTATTATCTTTCTAATTACGAAAGGTGATACACTCGCGATTGGAGGCATAATTCTCGTTTTGTCCAACCTTATTTCCTTTAATCAACATTGTTGATTGCAAATACGCTACTTAGGGCATTGAATTCGAACTGTTCATGATAGTATGCATAGCTCTCAGGAGGACTAttttcgattttgaaaaaaagattTTGATTTTGTTCCTTCCTCCTTTATCCGGAAGGTCCGTGATCTCTAACAATGGTGCTTCAATTTTGCAGTGATTTGACagtttttttacaaaaatgctTCATTATCAGTTCTTGGTAGTGGGTTTCCTTCACAACATGTTCCTTATGAACGAGGGTGTAGACAGGATGATCACCTATCTAAGTGATTTTTCATTTACACCGCTAAAATACTAAACGTTATTGTACTGAAAATCTCATGCTTTGCACGTTTGCTTAAGAATAGAAATTTGGACTCTTCGTAGTTTTATCTCAAAGAGTATAATGCAGACATGGTCAATTTCTTTACTAACAGTGACTATTTGCTTGAGCTGGCAAGGCGAAATGTTAATAATGCATTTGTGCCTTTTACTTATTTGGTAATCATTGCTACCATAATCCCAATATAAATAGCTTTAATTTCAAGTCAGCCGATCTGgaacaataaattaatatttattgttctaCCATTCTGTGTTCTACCTTCAATGGGTGAAAGAGGGAATCACTAGTTTATACATATGATCATTTCATAAGtacttttaatattattttacgGGGTTACTGTAACAATCAGAGCACCATGGATACAATGTTTTAGGAACCTCAACTATTTGGTTAAGAAATCCAAAAGTCAATTTTATGAATAGCATTCTTAAGAGTGATCATTTGTGTTGAAATTttattaacaagaaactgttaaACTCGTCTGAAGTTTGTAAAGAATCCTACCACAATATGGTCTCGTACACTTGATGTTCCCGGAGAATCTGGTCAATCCACTATTATGTTGATGCACATTGTCCAGTGACGTGGAATTAAGATGGTATCAGTATAGGCTCCACATAATTATTCCTACCAAAATCTTGATCTTATTAATGTTATTCGACTCAGACAACTGACATTTTGTGCCAACTATACCGAAACAATTGATCATCTTTCTGTGATTGTTATAATACCTTAGCTATTTGGAACTATCTGCACAACATTTATAAACGCTGGGATTGACATTGACGTAGGAACTAATATAGTAGCTTTGTTTGGGGGCGATTTTGCACATTATAATCTAGTGATAGTTTTGGTGATACAGTATATCTCCAGCTGCAAACAAATGATAATCTCCCTTCGAAGGTCAGTTTGTTGGATTAATTACAAAACTCTCACTCTGTTATCCTATattgtaaagtaaataaaaagtaGGTTTCTGGGAGCACTACTGATTGTCCTATAGTGTACCCTATTGAGTTTGGATTTCTAGGGTTTGATCTACAGTTAagttaataaataacaaaaaagtaTGTGCCAGCTTATTTTCTCTTAAGTATGGAAGCAATGAAGTGATAAATGTTTAATGAATAACGAGTACTCTGTGCCAGCTTGTTTCTCTTAAGTATGACATCAATGATTGTGATTAATGTTTCATAAATAACAAGTAATCTGATTctggagggcgttgtggtcaagtggttaaggcagtatgtatgtgtgtatgtatatttgatcctcctgcaagcaggaactcgcaaagaagcctaattggcttatcaaagctgcaagcttaccgaagtcagtctctcacattcatatttaacgtccatgattatgaattgttaattgtcaacaactctgtaactggacgacgtacattaatctgggagtgactcgaaccggggaccttatgattgaaaggcaccggtgttaaccactgagctaacactccacgtgATTTAAGTGATCTAACGAtaacaggttcgagccctggccagatcattgcgttgtgctcctgggcaaggcactttatctccattgcctctcttcacccaggtgtataaatggggacttgcgaggtgacttgtaaatattgctgcgtgcgccggtttgtggctgcaccctatggaaGTCCCTCAGGGGACATGTGGCTGTGGTGCAAAGTGGTTCCCAGGAGatattgtttgaattgtgcacactttggtgtgtataggtgtgacaagttaccaatgatcagggttaagtacagccctgccagactttattgtaagttgcgctatataagaactgttaattataattattattagtttGTTGAAGTATGGAATCACTAATGTGATTaatgtttaataaataacaaGTAATCTGAGCCAGCTTGTTTTCTAAAAAGTACGTTATCACTGATTGTGATTAATgtttaacaaataacaaaaattctGAGAGAaaaattgtatatatgttttattactCTGTTGGTCCTATCAACAGATCGACATCAGCTTGTTTCATCAGTAAAATTGCTCGGATCTTCTATTATCATGAAGTGTATGTACAACGGCAGTAcacaaatcaaacctttgtggTATTTTAATACTGATCTTCTATACGCACCGGATATTTCTCCAAGTGATATCAAACTTGATAACGTATACGGGATAAATGTATCCGATACTGCTTCAGACCTCCGAGTGGAACCTATTAAGATACAAAATAGTGGCAATTACAGTTGCAAATTTGGTAAAACTACTTGGACAACCTACCAACTCAGTGTTCAAGGTAATGACTCTTCTTGACAAATTCAGCCTGAAATCTCCTTTCATCTTCGGTTTGCGTTGTGCGCTTTTTGATTGCTTAAATGAATTATTTAGgttattttgttattcaagGTAAAACGAGTAGCAGACTATATAAGCATACATTTGAGCTTGATTTAGAAAATGAAATGGGAAACATAATATTCTATGAAATGAGATTTGGAAATTGTTATAAAGGATGAACATCTTTTGAAAGTTTATCGAATTATTCGAACGTAAAGCGAGGTACATCTGGATCCACACATTGACTGTACACGCAGAAACAAGAGCTTATTAATAACCATTTTTTAGTAGTATATCAGCAATTTGTACTatttttgaacatttctttaaatttcaatattgatatgaatatcACCGAAGAACAATAAAAAGTAGTCAGCCGGTAATAACAATAATGTGGTGTTCATTCTGACAAAgacattttgttataattaCATTCCTTGACTTTGATTAACGCTTATTCTTACTCAGATTTTGATGTAGCAACGTGTTTGTAAGATATGTTAAGAATGAGTACAAGTTAAATATAAACTATTGAATGAGTACTATAGATCTAAGATTAAATGATAACTTTTCATAAAGATCGTTTGTAATCTTAAACTCAACACAAGGTATGTTATTCTGATTCCCAGGTTATCAACTTAAAATCAATGGGGAAATAATGGAAATGAACAATACATTCATTGAAGCTTTCAAAGTGAACAGAATTTGGTGTGGAAGTAACATGAGCGGTGAACTCGTGGATATGGAGCTAAAAGTCAATGTCGTTGATATTGACGGAAACAACATAGATAACGGATATTGGGGAATACATCCCGACGTACACGTAGCTGAAAAATCTCTATCACTTCCAGCAACCGCTGCGAGTGCAGTTATTTCTTGTGTCATTAATAGTACTTCGGGATTTGAAATTGAGAAAAAGTCTTTATTTCCAACTATTATAGGTAAGTCCTTCAACATATTCTTGTATGTGCGCTTAAAATAACTACTGTGAATAATTCAAAAAAACCATTTTCCCCcctaaattttcaaaatatacgCATCGAAAATAAAGGGAATTTTTAAAACCTGCTAATTCCGTAGAATACGACTTTGTTTCTTTGCTTGTCCATGAATTGCACATGTTAGTTCATGTCAGGATCCAATTGTCTTTGCAAAAATGAACTTAGAATTAACCATTAAGATTGCTTTCGAGATAGACCTTTATTTTAATCACTATTTGCCTCAATTAAATGTATTTTGCATTTCATTATGTAACAGTGGTACCTGAACTGCGTATTCAAATTGACGGCACTAACGTGAGTGATGACAAGGTTATTGTCGGTGGAAAGACAATAACCATTAAATGCGTAGCATTTCGGTCTCGACCTCCAGTTACTTTGCAATGGCATGGTCTCTTTGATGACTCCTCTAACCATAGCGAGAATAATTCTCGTCGTGAAGTTTCGAGGGTGAATTATTTTCACCAATATACGAAAGATTACGAAATTCAGGAAATTGTAACCGTCACGGGTTATATGGATATATCATGTTACAGCGATGGAGAACCGGGGATCCTGAAACAGTCTGTCAGAATCACCATCAGATTGAGAGGTAATGAATTAGTAGTCCTTTGTAGTAATTTTATATCACAACGATTGACAGTCAATTTATCTAAAGAAGTGTTATTCACTGTTTCATAATCACGTAGAGTTTCATTGTACTTGACTTGTATGTCAACACAACACTGTGCTTACAATTAGATATGCATATGATTCGAATGTGAAGAGcaacaataataaaatactTGATAACTTTGTGTGAATTTGAGTTGTATGTGAAAAGTTGAAGTTATTGAAGACCATGGCATTTTCAAAACTAATAGTACTCTTTACATCTGCTGTCGTcatattgtttaattgttttttctGTAACTTCTTGACAGGTGCATACTTGCTACCAATTATTATCTCAGTTAGTGGTTTCATGCTTTTCGTTGTTCTGTGTGTCGTCATGGTGTCGAGAAGACGAAAACTGCGAGGTTGGTTACCATcttgattattgttattaaagtTGACTTTTATAAATAATGAATGTCGTCACTCCAAACGAATCacgtgcaaaaaaaaaagaaataacacGTATCTCAATTCTCCCAAACAGTGCAACTATATCACTGAATAGTATACTTTCCCGTATAAGTCAATGTACGTGTTTATTATAGTAGCATACAACAGTCGGGTTTATAACACCTGCAGTGGTTTTGCTCCAAAATAACAGGACTTTGTccttgtttcatttatttaggCGCTTTGTGCTTCCTGCGTTGCTGTCGTGGCAGGCAAACAAATGGTTTCAAAGGGTGGTCGACCTATGTGTCTTCCTATTGGTGTCTTAGGCTTGATGGACAGATATGAGCTTATTGTAGGGGATGGAATGTTTGTTATTGCTTCGTTAGCTCAAGAACATCCATTGCTTTGATACATTAATTGGTTTTGTATGTAAACAAGCAATGCAAGGTATCACTTTGTAATTATATGTATTCATGCCTGAAATAAACATTCTTTCAGTACAAAATGGGGAACACCATACGATACAAATTTAAGAATTTTATTATAAACGTTAATGTTAAATTTAAGTCTGTCTTTTGACCggttgaggggagggggggggagggggctgttgCTATCGGCTTTATACAGTGTCGCACAATTTACAAAACAAGTACttatatttctttccttttgcaGTGAGAACAACGATGTCAACGTCATCCAGGTGAATCATGGAATATTAATGTGGTCAATAAGTGGTCTGCTAATAATAACGGGAAAACTGTTGTATGGCAAGTAGGAGTGGGTGGGAGTACGGCGGGaaggcgcgggggggggggggtatatggCTGTTGAGATGACTCACGTTCCTGCAGACAAGTGGGGAAGTACATGTTCACTTTTTAAAGTTATATTTCTGTACCATCTGTGTGTTGAcgtctttttcaagtttggaaAGTATACAAATTGATGA carries:
- the LOC139961638 gene encoding uncharacterized protein isoform X4, giving the protein MYNCLFYAMFNFFTLTLGFDGIIDKRNILLADRATVACISEGKHSWYFNYNITVSFAKKETGDWHGESVNDYVSYLHIEKFRENNTGYYSCFVDGVERCKFHLIVEDRHQLVSSVKLLGSSIIMKCMYNGSTQIKPLWYFNTDLLYAPDISPSDIKLDNVYGINVSDTASDLRVEPIKIQNSGNYSCKFGKTTWTTYQLSVQGYQLKINGEIMEMNNTFIEAFKVNRIWCGSNMSGELVDMELKVNVVDIDGNNIDNGYWGIHPDVHVAEKSLSLPATAASAVISCVINSTSGFEIEKKSLFPTIIVVPELRIQIDGTNVSDDKVIVGGKTITIKCVAFRSRPPVTLQWHGLFDDSSNHSENNSRREVSRVNYFHQYTKDYEIQEIVTVTGYMDISCYSDGEPGILKQSVRITIRLRGAYLLPIIISVSGFMLFVVLCVVMVSRRRKLRVRTTMSTSSRTLQSVNHVAEPCMSTCLYAASSEMMSTIIAQGHTEDSISRSTVSLLSLIASGEVFDYWKARIAQAPQNEYVVAKTVSERAQMKDGYNFVTMAKCIRRLEKHPNIVEFLGCSIDEVPYFVYQENMDNGTLRDFLLKNYQQQRHSMLEYPSGTAFPRKLQQPTVFGNDVAKAMHFLHKNELCHPALATKKVLLTANLKCKLFDFWPIDLCADRIRSLTGRRDPPLAWLPPETIFLGQYNLSADIWSYGVFLWELFSFGEVPYHSRDKREIEDAVRNMECLSRPPFCPGAIFGIMLSTWKRYREDRPQMSEITQHLEKTCMTFQKTKHDEYSDLIRGSFIIKTRKLFNRDDNHTRGRCCFKLLF
- the LOC139961638 gene encoding uncharacterized protein isoform X1, whose translation is MNKCYLSKINLCWIQISSYTWRLHVTIDPSGPSTPIYQRAGGLNIPLDKMYNCLFYAMFNFFTLTLGFDGIIDKRNILLADRATVACISEGKHSWYFNYNITVSFAKKETGDWHGESVNDYVSYLHIEKFRENNTGYYSCFVDGVERCKFHLIVEDRHQLVSSVKLLGSSIIMKCMYNGSTQIKPLWYFNTDLLYAPDISPSDIKLDNVYGINVSDTASDLRVEPIKIQNSGNYSCKFGKTTWTTYQLSVQGYQLKINGEIMEMNNTFIEAFKVNRIWCGSNMSGELVDMELKVNVVDIDGNNIDNGYWGIHPDVHVAEKSLSLPATAASAVISCVINSTSGFEIEKKSLFPTIIVVPELRIQIDGTNVSDDKVIVGGKTITIKCVAFRSRPPVTLQWHGLFDDSSNHSENNSRREVSRVNYFHQYTKDYEIQEIVTVTGYMDISCYSDGEPGILKQSVRITIRLRGAYLLPIIISVSGFMLFVVLCVVMVSRRRKLRVRTTMSTSSRTLQSVNHVAEPCMSTCLYAASSEMMSTIIAQGHTEDSISRSTVSLLSLIASGEVFDYWKARIAQAPQNEYVVAKTVSERAQMKDGYNFVTMAKCIRRLEKHPNIVEFLGCSIDEVPYFVYQENMDNGTLRDFLLKNYQQQRHSMLEYPSGTAFPRKLQQPTVFGNDVAKAMHFLHKNELCHPALATKKVLLTANLKCKLFDFWPIDLCADRIRSLTGRRDPPLAWLPPETIFLGQYNLSADIWSYGVFLWELFSFGEVPYHSRDKREIEDAVRNMECLSRPPFCPGAIFGIMLSTWKRYREDRPQMSEITQHLEKTCMTFQKTKHDEYSDLIRGSFIIKTRKLFNRDDNHTRGRCCFKLLF
- the LOC139961638 gene encoding uncharacterized protein isoform X3; this translates as MNKCYLSKINLCWIQISSYTWRLHVTIDPSGPSTPIYQRAGGLNIPLDKMYNCLFYAMFNFFTLTLGFDGIIDKRNILLADRATVACISEGKHSWYFNYNITVSFAKKETGDWHGESVNDYVSYLHIEKFRENNTGYYSCFVDGVERCKFHLIVEDRHQLVSSVKLLGSSIIMKCMYNGSTQIKPLWYFNTDLLYAPDISPSDIKLDNVYGINVSDTASDLRVEPIKIQNSGNYSCKFGKTTWTTYQLSVQGYQLKINGEIMEMNNTFIEAFKVNRIWCGSNMSGELVDMELKVNVVDIDGNNIDNGYWGIHPDVHVAEKSLSLPATAASAVISCVINSTSGFEIEKKSLFPTIIVVPELRIQIDGTNVSDDKVIVGGKTITIKCVAFRSRPPVTLQWHGLFDDSSNHSENNSRREVSRVNYFHQYTKDYEIQEIVTVTGYMDISCYSDGEPGILKQSVRITIRLRGAYLLPIIISVSGFMLFVVLCVVMVSRRRKLRVRTTMSTSSRTLQSVNHVAEPCMSTCLYAASSEMMSTIIAQGHTEDSISRSTVSLLSLIASGEVFDYWKARIAQAPQNEYVVAKTVSERAQMKDGYNFVTMAKCIRRLEKHPNIVEFLGCSIDEVPYFVYQENMDNGTLRDFLLKNYQQQRHSMLEYPSGTAFPRKLQQPTVFGNDVAKAMHFLHKNERDPPLAWLPPETIFLGQYNLSADIWSYGVFLWELFSFGEVPYHSRDKREIEDAVRNMECLSRPPFCPGAIFGIMLSTWKRYREDRPQMSEITQHLEKTCMTFQKTKHDEYSDLIRGSFIIKTRKLFNRDDNHTRGRCCFKLLF
- the LOC139961638 gene encoding uncharacterized protein isoform X2, whose product is MNKCYLSKINLCWIQISSYTWRLHVTIDPSGPSTPIYQRAGGLNIPLDKMYNCLFYAMFNFFTLTLGFDGIIDKRNILLADRATVACISEGKHSWYFNYNITVSFAKKETGDWHGESVNDYVSYLHIEKFRENNTGYYSCFVDGVERCKFHLIVEDRHQLVSSVKLLGSSIIMKCMYNGSTQIKPLWYFNTDLLYAPDISPSDIKLDNVYGINVSDTASDLRVEPIKIQNSGNYSCKFGKTTWTTYQLSVQGYQLKINGEIMEMNNTFIEAFKVNRIWCGSNMSGELVDMELKVNVVDIDGNNIDNGYWGIHPDVHVAEKSLSLPATAASAVISCVINSTSGFEIEKKSLFPTIIVVPELRIQIDGTNVSDDKVIVGGKTITIKCVAFRSRPPVTLQWHGLFDDSSNHSENNSRREVSRVNYFHQYTKDYEIQEIVTVTGYMDISCYSDGEPGILKQSVRITIRLRGAYLLPIIISVSGFMLFVVLCVVMVSRRRKLRVRTTMSTSSRTLQSVNHVAEPCMSTCLYAASSEMMSTIIAQGHTEDSISRSTVSLLSLIASGEVFDYWKARIAQAPQNEYVVAKTVSERAQMKDGYNFVTMAKCIRRLEKHPNIVEFLGCSIDEVPYFVYQENMDNGTLRDFLLKNYQQQRHSMLEYPSGTAFPRKLQQPTVFGNDVAKAMHFLHKNELCHPALATKKVLLTANLKCKLFDFWPIDLCADRIRSLTGRRDPPLAWLPPETIFLGQYNLSADIWSYGVFLWELFSFGEVPYHSRDKREIEDAVRNMECLSRPPFCPGAIFGIMLSTWKRYREDRPQMSEITQHLEKTCMTFQKEDMTQSEDSRYFTLSEEGYKEGDYCTPIVNKPILQ